A single window of Haliotis asinina isolate JCU_RB_2024 chromosome 5, JCU_Hal_asi_v2, whole genome shotgun sequence DNA harbors:
- the LOC137284166 gene encoding dextranase-like codes for MSLIVVLAFLCSAGANLIVYDGPGSGVNPSNKYDVYASQDGHKHKLFVYMSTAEKRNEEAEKKNRTQSWTSFAFTGGPVTVEVHTKVKDFSKCTVRPRSYNYKCQKSGHNTATFHIDKALKMMSVEFDYDTGDGYATDIRDKLFIFADPPEGKTPNPHDQGVLFYGPGVHVLGGTKTVECKSGIKEIYLAPGSYLHGSLDLQCDGIRLHGRGIISTEMFAHKSSAIGWAIIQGRADHTTVEGITMVDPSRFYYRLLQDHNVVRNVKMVAAWTGNSDGVAQGDYGLLEDTFIIADDASVKFHGDHLKIQRLVIWQMQNGGVFLTGYGTERVDDVSVEDCDVIHTDWCDFKGRCMHVSGNDAVIDNSGTEHFHISNIHFKDIRVEGLVQRIVRYAFRDDADGTVSHVTVENLSVDEQPLHDQMHNELSGSKNGRIVDWKFIDLTIGGHCVNDYKTPAADFVIDERTADVTFECRGHHPPLVG; via the exons ATGTCACTGATTGTTGTTTTAGCGTTTCTGTGCAGCGCAGGTGCAAACCTGATCGTTTATGATGGCCCTGGAAGTGGGGTGAACCCATCCAACAAGTATGACGTGTATGCGAGTCAAGACGGGCACAAACACAAATTATTTGTGTACATGAGCACTGCTGAAAAACGCAATGAAGAAGCCGAAAAGAAAAACAGGACCCAGTCCTGGACGAGTTTTGCTTTCACTGGTGGACCTGTGACAGTTGAAGTCCACACAAAAGTGAAGGACTTCAGCAAATGTACTGTCAGACCAAGAAGCTACAACTACAAGTGTCAGAAATCAGGGCACAACACTGCAACATTCCACATAGATAAGGCCTTAAAGATGATGTCGGTTGAATTTGATTACGACACTGGTGATGGTTATGCTACCGACATCAGAGACAAGCTGTTCATCTTCGCCGACCCTCCAGAAGGTAAGACGCCCAATCCCCATGACCAGGGCGTGTTGTTCTACGGTCCCGGGGTGCACGTACTTGGAGGCACGAAGACAGTCGAGTGTAAATCTGGGATCAAGGAGATTTACCTTGCCCCTGGATCCTATCTCCATGGATCTCTGGACCTCCAGTGTGACGGCATCAGACTCCACGGACGAGGTATCATTTCCACGGAAATGTTTGCTCACAAGTCCAGTGCTATTGGTTGGGCCATCATCCAGGGAAGAGCTGACCACACTACTGTGGAGGGAATCACAATGGTGGATCCATCAAGGTTTTATTACAGGCTCCTGCAAGATCATAATGTCGTGAGGAATGTTAAGATGGTGGCCGCTTGGACAGGCAACTCTGACGGAGTTGCCCAAGGTGACTACGGCTTGCTAGAAGACACTTTCATCATCGCTGATGACGCCTCTGTTAAA TTCCATGGGGACCATCTCAAAATCCAACGGTTGGTAATCTGGCAAATGCAAAATGGCGGCGTCTTTTTAACCGGATATGGTACAGAGAGAGTGGACGACGTCTCAGTTGAAGACTGTGACGTCATACATACCGACTGGTGCGACTTCAAGGGCAGGTGCATGCATGTCAGCGGGAACGACGCCGTCATTGACAACAGCGGCACTGAACACTTCCACATCTCCAACATACACTTCAAGGACATTAGGGTGGAGGGATTAGTACAGAGAATCGTCCGATATGCCTTCCGTGACGACGCAGATGGTACTGTCTCTCATGTCACGGTGGAGAATCTGAGTGTTGATGAACAACCTTTACATGACCAGATGCATAATGAATTGTCGGGCTCCAAAAATGGACGTATCGTCGACTGGAAGTTCATTGACTTGACTATCGGCGGTCACTGCGTCAACGACTACAAGACACCGGCGGCAGACTTCGTCATTGACGAGCGCACAGCTGATGTGACGTTTGAGTGTCGTGGCCATCATCCACCTCTGGTTGGGTAG
- the LOC137284012 gene encoding uncharacterized protein yields the protein MATLPDLRKSSGRVNPQGPTKDCQPSTHPPRPLDQSKQFHAYFCQDTLASLWTRSLIDDLEGNHGFKCAEYHRDLVVGERVLDLMTMFIFTSDRIVFILSEKFLKSNYAMYQLHLAVQYDIDHDTNNIVALHLDECKVPSELLTFQVIDTKSQGWKEGFLDYLKKPAPMMPAQICTNGTHVSVTDLCKTNRSVMSEPPTLKATLCIPDYIRHRIRIWHRCQSLDETHLRRAAMPESRSPASRGSETSDDIDQQEIEDALTEDIVTVQYSTKQLARPQATMLHCLNIRLKGQIVYEARETRLPPNGKELGVEVGDVLEILQDEPTHGNMYKCKNAFGHVGFVPKSLLSPSLYLLPSQIVEQFKQTISALENEEFRKELVQLGISYFIATRDIGSNKGDAMKLSVKKGDVVLQVSTQNAGRAVFKNCRNEMGYLPISLIEYVNAESPYLELDLVNTCTGRQDHDSVV from the exons ATGGCAACCCTTCCAGACCTCCGAAAGTCAAGCGGCCGTGTTAACCCACAGGGTCCCACTAAGGACTGCCAGCCCAGTACTCATCCTCCTAGACCGCTGGATCAGTCGAAGCAATTTCATGCCTACTTCTGCCAAGATACTCTCGCTTCCCTTTGGACAAGAAGTCTCATTGACGACCTGGAGGGAAATCATGGATTTAAGTGTGCCGAGTACCACAGAGATTTAGTGGTAGGAGAAAGGGTTCTGGATTTAATGACAATGTTCATTTTCACATCGGACAGAATCGTCTTTATTCTGTCTGAGAAGTTTCTCAAGTCAAACTATGCCATGTATCAACTTCACCTTGCCGTACAGTATGACATTGACCATgacacaaacaacattgtgGCACTCCACTTGGACGAGTGTAAAGTGCCCTCAGAGCTTCTGACATTTCAAGTCATTGACACCAAGTCTCAAGGGTGGAAGGAAGGATTTCTGGACTATCTGAAGAAACCCG CACCCATGATGCCAGCCCAAATATGCACTAATGGAA CTCACGTGAGTGTGACAGACCTGTGCAAGACTAACAGGTCAGTGATGTCCGAGCCGCCGACGCTGAAGGCCACACTCTGCATCCCTGACTACATCAGACACAGGATCAGG ATCTGGCACAGATGCCAGTCCCTAGATGAGACCCATCTTCGGAGAGCAGCAATGCCAGAA AGTCGCAGCCCTGCTAGTAGGGGTTCTGAGACCAGTGACGACATTGACCAACAGGAGATAGAGGATGCTCTTACCGAAGATATTGTGACAGTACAGTATTCGACAAAGCAATTGGCCAGACCACAGGCAACAATGCTACATTGCCTCAACATTCGGTTGAAGGGTCAAATCGTGTACGAGGCTAGAGAAACACGTCTGCCGCCGAACGGAAAAGAACTGGGTGTTGAAGTGGGAGACGTGTTAGAAATATTGCAGGATGAACCAACTCATGGCAATATGTACAAGTGCAAAAATGCATTCGGACATGTTGGCTTTGTGCCCAAGTCGCTGCTGTCACCATCTTTGTATTTGCTTCCCTCTCAAATTGTGGAACAATTCAAACAGACAATATCAGCTTTggaaaatgaagagtttagaaaGGAACTTGTGCAGTTGGGAATTTCATATTTCATCGCTACGAGAGATATTGGGTCTAACAAGGGCGATGCTATGAAATTATCTGTTAAAAAGGGTGATGTTGTGTTACAAGTATCAACACAAAATGCAGGTCGCGCTGTTTTTAAAAATTGTAGAAATGAAATGGGATACCTACCCATTTCGCTCATTGAATATGTAAATGCTGAATCACCCTACTTGGAGTTGGACCTGGTCAACACTTGCACAGGAAGACAGGACCATGATTCAGTGGTGTGA